The Bacteroidota bacterium genome has a segment encoding these proteins:
- the rimM gene encoding ribosome maturation factor RimM (Essential for efficient processing of 16S rRNA), whose amino-acid sequence MLERENFINIGTIIKTHGFKGLIKVDFILEFDKTEDEDNFLFILINNKVVPFYIENLEKIGNDITLIKLEDIDTKEEVQQYVGMDVCIQKEKVNIDEKQLANSLGIINYSIIDQDNKKIGLINDVFDNAGQTLFQVLDGEKEILIPFHEDLLIDLDADSQTISLQIADGLIE is encoded by the coding sequence AAACTCATGGATTTAAGGGATTGATAAAAGTGGATTTTATTCTGGAATTTGACAAAACTGAAGATGAAGATAATTTTCTTTTCATTCTTATAAATAACAAAGTAGTTCCTTTTTATATTGAAAATCTTGAGAAAATCGGAAATGACATTACACTGATTAAACTAGAAGATATAGACACAAAAGAAGAGGTACAACAATATGTTGGAATGGATGTTTGTATTCAAAAAGAAAAAGTAAATATTGATGAAAAGCAACTTGCAAACTCATTAGGAATAATTAATTATTCAATTATAGATCAGGATAATAAAAAAATCGGATTGATAAATGATGTTTTTGATAATGCAGGACAAACACTTTTTCAAGTACTAGATGGTGAAAAAGAAATCCTTATTCCATTCCATGAAGACTTACTAATTGACTTAGATGCTGACTCACAAACCATTTCTTTGCAAATTGCAGATGGTTTGATTGAGTGA